In a single window of the Drosophila subpulchrella strain 33 F10 #4 breed RU33 chromosome X, RU_Dsub_v1.1 Primary Assembly, whole genome shotgun sequence genome:
- the LOC119555847 gene encoding integrin alpha-PS2 isoform X2: MSGDLFHRRWMGQSLIMILILFTIAISTHGYNIDLPSYVRFRQTPNSMFGFSIAMHKARGGFYSNQNNVSLIVGAPKFDTSRYQQGVLEAGGVFKCSLNDDDCKLVPFDSKGNNRNVDKEVVDRKSYQWLGATVATSRDSDLVVACAPRYVFHTMTPSKAFRIDPVGTCFTSHNFEQFYEVSPCRTNNWGYHRQGSCQAGFSAAINGNGSRLFIGAPGSWYWQGMTSSHDVTRPENQVFSTSESASVNDDSYLGYSMVTGDFDGDRSEDVAIGMPRGGNLVGRIVVNRWNMANIFNITGRQIGEYFGYSLATSDVDGDGLDDLLIGAPMYTDPENVEGKYDVGRVYILLQGGPSEEKRWTTEHIRDGLRSKGRFGLALTTLGDVNGDGYGDFAVGAPYDGPEGRGVVYIFHGSPLGPLAKPSQIIQSEQIVEGAPYPKTFGFALSGGLDMDGNTYPDLAVGAYSSGQVFIFKSRPVAAVNAETSFASNSKLISLDDRSCQLLRDQKKVPCMLLTTCWSYTGRYLPEQLDFDVSWLLDAKKLPNPRMFFLRDEGKNIRNQTIRLNYGQRFCLNETVYLLDKVQDKLTPLEVEARYNLRSSRPMDPMVRQRRSILEPVIDQNREIVLRDAINIQKNCGPDNICEPDLKLEVTTVDKYLFGSPEPLVIDVLISNTNEDAFEAAFYMVTPPDLQYRKVEQLGAKKDTPISCSAPTPENNHTLKCDIGNPLESGKIAHFKIILVPEEKYGSSSSYDFYWEANSTNLEKPGSDYDNKIRQSVGIWVDTDLDIKGTSLPDYQLYKADDYNVLNNATKEEEIGPQVVHIYEIRNNRPSIIEQAEVNIHLPYETINGDALMYLLNQPETGGKIQCDQVAVNEYNLQLDEKLVRKSYLQAQGAISNSVQVSGQSASSSGWATAESGAGGHVEKAQGQGFVQGVIVSNTTDAGNRLTPKQVQERLDEDKQESIGDASIIHRDRASLAVQEPRINQTSFSTFSTSSSSSGLGSGAPSAQLRGHSTQGHIQMARPVEQSSSSSSSTGSSNYRTWPSQQQQQQQQQQQHQQILLAGSGGTGGLGSPVSFSDKSQFGGRNGNFHAGGFDLGTLNRGNVDSELYRSQQQYQNPSQSLGQSQGQYSSGNQGHYQGQQQAQFQAGHPQQTSYQGQTQYSSSGVPGGYQTHHVTYSSGSKPYYGRENEDFYDDDNLQQATPGHWSSSSSSSSSSSSSGGPRRLRRSNEAAEEAGAEQPHQIDLNSPCKSAKCKTIRCVVTNLGTEDGDAAFVAIRARMVAKTMEKLASNVPLNVSTLAVANVVLLPFIGAPKDPIIKTHEIFYKAEPEPLQEPEMVPLWVVVLAACAGALIFLLLVWLLYKCGFFNRNRPTDHSQERQPLRNGYHGDEHL, from the exons TGTCAGCTTGATCGTTGGAGCTCCCAAATTCGATACATCCCGTTACCAGCAGGGCGTGTTGGAGGCCGGCGGTGTTTTCAAATGCAGCCTGAACGATGACGACTGCAAACTGGTGCCATTCGACTCCAAAG GCAACAATCGAAATGTGGATAAGGAGGTCGTGGACAGGAAATCCTATCAATGGTTAGGCGCTACGGTGGCCACTAGTCGGGATAGTGACTTGGTTGTG GCCTGTGCACCGCGCTATGTGTTCCACACGATGACGCCATCGAAGGCGTTCCGCATTGATCCCGTGGGCACCTGCTTCACCTCGCACAACTTCGAGCAGTTCTACGAGGTCTCCCCCTGCCGGACAA ACAACTGGGGTTATCATCGCCAGGGCTCGTGTCAGGCTGGATTTAGTGCAGCGATCAACGGT AATGGATCGCGCTTGTTCATTGGCGCACCTGGCAGTTGGTACTGGCAAG GTATGACCAGTTCCCACGATGTGACCAGGCCGGAGAATCAGGTGTTCTCCACCTCGGAAAGCGCCTCGGTGAATGATGACTCCTACTTGGGTTACTCGATGGTCACCGGTGATTTCGATGGGGATCGCAGCGAGGATGTGGCCATTGGCATGCCTCGGGGTGGTAATCTCGTTGGACGGATCGTTGTGAATCGCTGGAACATGGCGAATATCTTCAATATCACGGGTCGCCAGATTGGTGAGTACTTTGGCTACTCCTTGGCGACCAGCGATGTGGATGGCGATGGTCTGGATGATCTGCTCATCGGTGCGCCCATGTACACGGATCCCGAAAATGTGGAGGGCAAGTACGATGTGGGCAGGGTGTATATCCTGCTGCAGGGAGGTCCCAGCGAGGAGAAACGCTGGACCACGGAGCACATTCGCGATGGATTGCGCAGCAAGGGAAGATTTGGCCTGGCCCTGACCACACTGGGCGATGTGAATGGCGATGGCTACGGGGACTTTGCAGTGGGTGCCCCCTATGATGGACCCGAGGGTCGTGGCGTGGTCTACATCTTCCATGGATCGCCGCTGGGTCCACTGGCCAAACCATCACAGATCATCCAGTCGGAACAGATTGTGGAGGGAGCGCCCTATCCGAAAACCTTTGGCTTCGCCCTCTCCGGTGGCCTCGATATGGACGGAAATACCTATCCAGATCTGGCCGTGGGTGCCTACAGTTCCGGCCAGGTGTTCATCTTCAAGTCCCGTCCAGTGGCCGCCGTCAATGCCGAGACCAGTTTTGCCAGCAACTCGAAGCTCATTAGCCTGGACGATCGCAGTTGCCAGCTGCTGAGGGATCAGAAGAAGGTGCCCTGCATGCTCCTGACCACCTGCTGGAGCTACACCGGTCGCTATCTTCCCGAGCAACTGGACTTCGATGTGTCCTGGCTGCTGGATGCCAAGAAGCTGCCCAATCCGCGCATGTTCTTCCTGCGGGACGAGGGCAAGAATATCAGAAATCAAACCATCCGGCTGAACTATGGCCAGAGGTTCTGTCTCAATGAGACTGTCTATCTGCTGGACAAGGTGCAGGATAAGTTGACCCCTCTGGAGGTCGAGGCCCGCTACAATCTGCGCAGCAGTCGCCCCATGGATCCCATGGTTCGGCAAAGGCGGAGCATCCTGGAACCGGTGATCGATCAGAACCGCGAGATCGTCCTTAGGGATGCCATCAACATTCAGAAGAACTGTGGTCCCGACAACATCTGCGAACCGGATCTCAAGCTCGAAGTCAC AACTGTGGACAAGTATCTTTTTGGCTCACCCGAACCCTTAGTCATCGACGTTCTCATCTCGAACACCAATGAGGATGCCTTCGAGGCAGCCTTCTACATGGTAACCCCGCCGGATCTTCAATACAGGAAGGTTGAGCAGCTGGGCGCGAAAAAGGACACGCCCATCTCCTGCTCGGCGCCCACTCCGGAGAACAATCACACGCTCAAGTGCGACATTGGAAATCCCTTGGAGTCGGGAAAAATT GCCCACTTCAAGATCATTTTGGTGCCGGAGGAGAAGTACGGCAGCTCCTCCAGCTACGACTTCTATTGGGAGGCCAACTCGACGAATCTGGAGAAGCCGGGCTCCGACTACGACAACAAGATCCGCCAGAGCGTGGGCATTTGGGTGGACACGGACCTGGACATCAAGGGTACCTCCCTGCCCGACTACCAGCTGTACAAGGCCGACGACTACAATGTGCTGAACAATGCCACCAAGGAGGAGGAGATTGGACCCCAGGTGGTGCACATCTATGAGATCCGCAACAACCGTCCCTCGATCATCGAGCAGGCGGAGGTCAATATCCATCTGCCCTACGAGACCATCAATGGGGATGCCCTTATGTACCTGCTAAATCAACCGGAGACCGGCGGCAAGATCCAATGCGACCAGGTGGCGGTCAACGAGTACAATCTCCAGCTGGACGAGAAGCTGGTGAGGAAATCATATCTGCAGGCACAGGGTGCCATTTCGAATTCGGTTCAGGTCTCTGGACAATCGGCAAGCTCATCGGGCTGGGCAACAGCCGAATCTGGAGCTGGTGGCCATGTGGAGAAGGCCCAAGGCCAGGGATTCGTGCAGGGTGTTATAGTTAGCAACACCACGGATGCTGGCAACAGATTGACACCCAAACAGGTGCAGGAACGTTTGGATGAGGATAAGCAGGAATCGATTGGAGATGCCTCCATCATTCATCGTGATCGCGCCAGTCTGGCGGTCCAGGAGCCCAGGATAAATCAGACCAGCTTTTCCACCTTCTCCACCAGTAGCTCCTCGTCGGGCTTGGGTTCAGGTGCTCCGTCTGCCCAGCTGCGTGGTCACAGCACCCAGGGTCACATCCAGATGGCCAGACCCGTAGAGCAATCCAGTAGCTCCAGCAGCTCCACTGGCTCCTCAAACTACCGCACTTGGCCaagccaacagcagcagcaacagcagcagcagcagcagcatcagcaaaTCCTCTTGGCGGGTTCCGGAGGAACTGGTGGACTGGGATCCCCCGTTAGCTTCAGCGATAAATCCCAATTTGGCGGTCGCAATGGCAACTTCCATGCCGGAGGCTTCGATCTGGGCACCCTCAACCGAGGCAATGTGGACAGCGAGCTGTACAGGAGTCAGCAGCAATACCAGAATCCCAGCCAGAGCCTGGGCCAAAGCCAGGGACAGTACTCCAGTGGCAACCAGGGGCACTACCAGGGTCAGCAACAGGCCCAGTTCCAGGCGGGACATCCGCAGCAGACATCCTACCAGGGCCAGACCCAATACAGTAGCAGTGGCGTACCCGGTGGCTATCAGACCCACCATGTGACCTACTCCTCGGGCAGCAAGCCCTACTACGGCCGGGAGAACGAGGACTTCTACGACGACGACAACCTGCAGCAGGCAACTCCAGGCCAttggagcagcagcagcagcagtagctCCAGTTCGAGCAGCTCCGGTGGTCCACGTCGCCTGCGGAGATCCAATGAGGCGGCAGAGGAAGCCGGCGCAGAGCAGCCCCACCAGATCGATCTGAACTCACCCTGCAAGTCGGCCAAGTGCAAGACCATCCGGTGTGTGGTCACCAATCTGGGCACCGAGGACGGCGACGCCGCCTTCGTGGCCATCCGGGCACGCATGGTGGCCAAAACGATGGAGAAGCTGGCCTCGAATGTGCCGCTCAATGTGTCCACACTGGCGGTGGCCAATGTCGTCCTGCTGCCCTTCATCGGAGCCCCAAAGGATCCGATCATCAAGACGCACGAAATCTTCTACAAGGCGGAACCGGAACCCCTGCAGGAGCCCGAAATGGTGCCCCTGTGGGTCGTCGTTTTGGCCGCCTGTGCCGGAGCACTCATCTTCCTGCTGCTCGTCTGGCTGCTCTACAAG TGCGGCTTCTTTAATCGCAACCGACCAACGGACCACTCGCAGGAACGCCAGCCACTTCGGAACGGATACCACGGCGATGAGCATCTGTAG
- the LOC119555847 gene encoding integrin alpha-PS2 isoform X1: MSGDLFHRRWMGQSLIMILILFTIAISTHGYNIDLPSYVRFRQTPNSMFGFSIAMHKARGGFYSNQNNVSLIVGAPKFDTSRYQQGVLEAGGVFKCSLNDDDCKLVPFDSKGNNRNVDKEVVDRKSYQWLGATVATSRDSDLVVACAPRYVFHTMTPSKAFRIDPVGTCFTSHNFEQFYEVSPCRTNNWGYHRQGSCQAGFSAAINGNGSRLFIGAPGSWYWQGQTYSIPPDAEFPFKPPLYQPFGTGGMTSSHDVTRPENQVFSTSESASVNDDSYLGYSMVTGDFDGDRSEDVAIGMPRGGNLVGRIVVNRWNMANIFNITGRQIGEYFGYSLATSDVDGDGLDDLLIGAPMYTDPENVEGKYDVGRVYILLQGGPSEEKRWTTEHIRDGLRSKGRFGLALTTLGDVNGDGYGDFAVGAPYDGPEGRGVVYIFHGSPLGPLAKPSQIIQSEQIVEGAPYPKTFGFALSGGLDMDGNTYPDLAVGAYSSGQVFIFKSRPVAAVNAETSFASNSKLISLDDRSCQLLRDQKKVPCMLLTTCWSYTGRYLPEQLDFDVSWLLDAKKLPNPRMFFLRDEGKNIRNQTIRLNYGQRFCLNETVYLLDKVQDKLTPLEVEARYNLRSSRPMDPMVRQRRSILEPVIDQNREIVLRDAINIQKNCGPDNICEPDLKLEVTTVDKYLFGSPEPLVIDVLISNTNEDAFEAAFYMVTPPDLQYRKVEQLGAKKDTPISCSAPTPENNHTLKCDIGNPLESGKIAHFKIILVPEEKYGSSSSYDFYWEANSTNLEKPGSDYDNKIRQSVGIWVDTDLDIKGTSLPDYQLYKADDYNVLNNATKEEEIGPQVVHIYEIRNNRPSIIEQAEVNIHLPYETINGDALMYLLNQPETGGKIQCDQVAVNEYNLQLDEKLVRKSYLQAQGAISNSVQVSGQSASSSGWATAESGAGGHVEKAQGQGFVQGVIVSNTTDAGNRLTPKQVQERLDEDKQESIGDASIIHRDRASLAVQEPRINQTSFSTFSTSSSSSGLGSGAPSAQLRGHSTQGHIQMARPVEQSSSSSSSTGSSNYRTWPSQQQQQQQQQQQHQQILLAGSGGTGGLGSPVSFSDKSQFGGRNGNFHAGGFDLGTLNRGNVDSELYRSQQQYQNPSQSLGQSQGQYSSGNQGHYQGQQQAQFQAGHPQQTSYQGQTQYSSSGVPGGYQTHHVTYSSGSKPYYGRENEDFYDDDNLQQATPGHWSSSSSSSSSSSSSGGPRRLRRSNEAAEEAGAEQPHQIDLNSPCKSAKCKTIRCVVTNLGTEDGDAAFVAIRARMVAKTMEKLASNVPLNVSTLAVANVVLLPFIGAPKDPIIKTHEIFYKAEPEPLQEPEMVPLWVVVLAACAGALIFLLLVWLLYKCGFFNRNRPTDHSQERQPLRNGYHGDEHL; the protein is encoded by the exons TGTCAGCTTGATCGTTGGAGCTCCCAAATTCGATACATCCCGTTACCAGCAGGGCGTGTTGGAGGCCGGCGGTGTTTTCAAATGCAGCCTGAACGATGACGACTGCAAACTGGTGCCATTCGACTCCAAAG GCAACAATCGAAATGTGGATAAGGAGGTCGTGGACAGGAAATCCTATCAATGGTTAGGCGCTACGGTGGCCACTAGTCGGGATAGTGACTTGGTTGTG GCCTGTGCACCGCGCTATGTGTTCCACACGATGACGCCATCGAAGGCGTTCCGCATTGATCCCGTGGGCACCTGCTTCACCTCGCACAACTTCGAGCAGTTCTACGAGGTCTCCCCCTGCCGGACAA ACAACTGGGGTTATCATCGCCAGGGCTCGTGTCAGGCTGGATTTAGTGCAGCGATCAACGGT AATGGATCGCGCTTGTTCATTGGCGCACCTGGCAGTTGGTACTGGCAAG GACAAACCTACTCGATACCGCCCGATGCCGAGTTTCCATTTAAGCCGCCTCTTTATCAGCCCTTCGGCACTGGag GTATGACCAGTTCCCACGATGTGACCAGGCCGGAGAATCAGGTGTTCTCCACCTCGGAAAGCGCCTCGGTGAATGATGACTCCTACTTGGGTTACTCGATGGTCACCGGTGATTTCGATGGGGATCGCAGCGAGGATGTGGCCATTGGCATGCCTCGGGGTGGTAATCTCGTTGGACGGATCGTTGTGAATCGCTGGAACATGGCGAATATCTTCAATATCACGGGTCGCCAGATTGGTGAGTACTTTGGCTACTCCTTGGCGACCAGCGATGTGGATGGCGATGGTCTGGATGATCTGCTCATCGGTGCGCCCATGTACACGGATCCCGAAAATGTGGAGGGCAAGTACGATGTGGGCAGGGTGTATATCCTGCTGCAGGGAGGTCCCAGCGAGGAGAAACGCTGGACCACGGAGCACATTCGCGATGGATTGCGCAGCAAGGGAAGATTTGGCCTGGCCCTGACCACACTGGGCGATGTGAATGGCGATGGCTACGGGGACTTTGCAGTGGGTGCCCCCTATGATGGACCCGAGGGTCGTGGCGTGGTCTACATCTTCCATGGATCGCCGCTGGGTCCACTGGCCAAACCATCACAGATCATCCAGTCGGAACAGATTGTGGAGGGAGCGCCCTATCCGAAAACCTTTGGCTTCGCCCTCTCCGGTGGCCTCGATATGGACGGAAATACCTATCCAGATCTGGCCGTGGGTGCCTACAGTTCCGGCCAGGTGTTCATCTTCAAGTCCCGTCCAGTGGCCGCCGTCAATGCCGAGACCAGTTTTGCCAGCAACTCGAAGCTCATTAGCCTGGACGATCGCAGTTGCCAGCTGCTGAGGGATCAGAAGAAGGTGCCCTGCATGCTCCTGACCACCTGCTGGAGCTACACCGGTCGCTATCTTCCCGAGCAACTGGACTTCGATGTGTCCTGGCTGCTGGATGCCAAGAAGCTGCCCAATCCGCGCATGTTCTTCCTGCGGGACGAGGGCAAGAATATCAGAAATCAAACCATCCGGCTGAACTATGGCCAGAGGTTCTGTCTCAATGAGACTGTCTATCTGCTGGACAAGGTGCAGGATAAGTTGACCCCTCTGGAGGTCGAGGCCCGCTACAATCTGCGCAGCAGTCGCCCCATGGATCCCATGGTTCGGCAAAGGCGGAGCATCCTGGAACCGGTGATCGATCAGAACCGCGAGATCGTCCTTAGGGATGCCATCAACATTCAGAAGAACTGTGGTCCCGACAACATCTGCGAACCGGATCTCAAGCTCGAAGTCAC AACTGTGGACAAGTATCTTTTTGGCTCACCCGAACCCTTAGTCATCGACGTTCTCATCTCGAACACCAATGAGGATGCCTTCGAGGCAGCCTTCTACATGGTAACCCCGCCGGATCTTCAATACAGGAAGGTTGAGCAGCTGGGCGCGAAAAAGGACACGCCCATCTCCTGCTCGGCGCCCACTCCGGAGAACAATCACACGCTCAAGTGCGACATTGGAAATCCCTTGGAGTCGGGAAAAATT GCCCACTTCAAGATCATTTTGGTGCCGGAGGAGAAGTACGGCAGCTCCTCCAGCTACGACTTCTATTGGGAGGCCAACTCGACGAATCTGGAGAAGCCGGGCTCCGACTACGACAACAAGATCCGCCAGAGCGTGGGCATTTGGGTGGACACGGACCTGGACATCAAGGGTACCTCCCTGCCCGACTACCAGCTGTACAAGGCCGACGACTACAATGTGCTGAACAATGCCACCAAGGAGGAGGAGATTGGACCCCAGGTGGTGCACATCTATGAGATCCGCAACAACCGTCCCTCGATCATCGAGCAGGCGGAGGTCAATATCCATCTGCCCTACGAGACCATCAATGGGGATGCCCTTATGTACCTGCTAAATCAACCGGAGACCGGCGGCAAGATCCAATGCGACCAGGTGGCGGTCAACGAGTACAATCTCCAGCTGGACGAGAAGCTGGTGAGGAAATCATATCTGCAGGCACAGGGTGCCATTTCGAATTCGGTTCAGGTCTCTGGACAATCGGCAAGCTCATCGGGCTGGGCAACAGCCGAATCTGGAGCTGGTGGCCATGTGGAGAAGGCCCAAGGCCAGGGATTCGTGCAGGGTGTTATAGTTAGCAACACCACGGATGCTGGCAACAGATTGACACCCAAACAGGTGCAGGAACGTTTGGATGAGGATAAGCAGGAATCGATTGGAGATGCCTCCATCATTCATCGTGATCGCGCCAGTCTGGCGGTCCAGGAGCCCAGGATAAATCAGACCAGCTTTTCCACCTTCTCCACCAGTAGCTCCTCGTCGGGCTTGGGTTCAGGTGCTCCGTCTGCCCAGCTGCGTGGTCACAGCACCCAGGGTCACATCCAGATGGCCAGACCCGTAGAGCAATCCAGTAGCTCCAGCAGCTCCACTGGCTCCTCAAACTACCGCACTTGGCCaagccaacagcagcagcaacagcagcagcagcagcagcatcagcaaaTCCTCTTGGCGGGTTCCGGAGGAACTGGTGGACTGGGATCCCCCGTTAGCTTCAGCGATAAATCCCAATTTGGCGGTCGCAATGGCAACTTCCATGCCGGAGGCTTCGATCTGGGCACCCTCAACCGAGGCAATGTGGACAGCGAGCTGTACAGGAGTCAGCAGCAATACCAGAATCCCAGCCAGAGCCTGGGCCAAAGCCAGGGACAGTACTCCAGTGGCAACCAGGGGCACTACCAGGGTCAGCAACAGGCCCAGTTCCAGGCGGGACATCCGCAGCAGACATCCTACCAGGGCCAGACCCAATACAGTAGCAGTGGCGTACCCGGTGGCTATCAGACCCACCATGTGACCTACTCCTCGGGCAGCAAGCCCTACTACGGCCGGGAGAACGAGGACTTCTACGACGACGACAACCTGCAGCAGGCAACTCCAGGCCAttggagcagcagcagcagcagtagctCCAGTTCGAGCAGCTCCGGTGGTCCACGTCGCCTGCGGAGATCCAATGAGGCGGCAGAGGAAGCCGGCGCAGAGCAGCCCCACCAGATCGATCTGAACTCACCCTGCAAGTCGGCCAAGTGCAAGACCATCCGGTGTGTGGTCACCAATCTGGGCACCGAGGACGGCGACGCCGCCTTCGTGGCCATCCGGGCACGCATGGTGGCCAAAACGATGGAGAAGCTGGCCTCGAATGTGCCGCTCAATGTGTCCACACTGGCGGTGGCCAATGTCGTCCTGCTGCCCTTCATCGGAGCCCCAAAGGATCCGATCATCAAGACGCACGAAATCTTCTACAAGGCGGAACCGGAACCCCTGCAGGAGCCCGAAATGGTGCCCCTGTGGGTCGTCGTTTTGGCCGCCTGTGCCGGAGCACTCATCTTCCTGCTGCTCGTCTGGCTGCTCTACAAG TGCGGCTTCTTTAATCGCAACCGACCAACGGACCACTCGCAGGAACGCCAGCCACTTCGGAACGGATACCACGGCGATGAGCATCTGTAG
- the LOC119557814 gene encoding cell cycle control protein 50A isoform X2, with amino-acid sequence MSTQPAENEESAAAKSKRPSDSAFKQQRLPAWQPVLTARTVLPTFFVIGVLFIPIGVVLLHLSNTANELIIDYTKCRPSAGNATCAEYLEANAGGKCTCQVPFVLPTDFNGVVYMYYGLTNYYQNHRRYVKSRDDEQLLGHLSQTPSSDCDPFAYDPESRKPIAPCGAIANSLFNDTLTLMQAGTEIKLLKTGIAWPSDKRVKFRNPEGNLNVSLEDFAKPIFWQKGLAELDPENPENNGFQNEDLIVWMRTAALPSFRKLYRRLDQTNTNYANGLKAGNYTLNITYQYPVVSFDGTKRMILSTTSVLGGKNPFLGIAYIVVGAICITLGLALLFIHMRCNRSNMEMINVNPHTQYS; translated from the exons ATGTCCACACAGCCAGCGGAGAACGAGGAAAGTGCGGCGGCGAAGTCCAAGCGACCTTCAG ATTCGGCCTTCAAGCAGCAGCGCCTGCCCGCCTGGCAGCCCGTCCTCACCGCCCGCACCGTCCTGCCCACATTCTTCGTGATCGGGGTGCTCTTCATACCCATTGGCGTCGTCCTGCTGCACCTGAGCAACACCGCCAACGAGCTGATCATCGACTACACCAAGTGCAGGCCGTCGGCAGGGAACGCCACCTGCGCGGAGTACCTGGAGGCCAACGCGGGCGGCAAGTGCACCTGCCAGGTGCCCTTCGTCCTGCCCACGGACTTCAAT GGCGTGGTCTACATGTACTACGGCCTGACCAACTACTATCAGAACCACCGGCGCTATGTGAAGTCACGGGACGACGAGCAGCTGCTGGGTCACCTGTCGCAAACGCCCAGCTCGGACTGCGACCCCTTTGCCTACGATCCGGAGTCGAGGAAGCCCATTGCGCCCTGCGGTGCCATTGCCAATTCGCTGTTCAATG ACACGCTGACCCTGATGCAGGCGGGCACCGAGATCAAGCTGCTGAAGACGGGCATTGCCTGGCCGTCGGACAAGCGGGTGAAGTTCCGCAACCCGGAGGGCAACCTCAACGTCTCCCTCGAGGATTTTGCCAAGCCAATTTTCTGGCAAAAGGGACTGGCCGAACTGGACCCAGAGAATCCGGAGAACAACGGCTTCCAGAACGAGGATCTGATCGTGTGGATGCGCACCGCCGCTCTGCCCAGCTTCCGAAAGCTATATCGCCGTCTGGACCAGACGAACACCAACTATGCTAATGGTCTGAAGGCCGGCAATTACACGCTGAACATCACGTACC AATACCCGGTGGTCTCGTTCGACGGCACCAAGCGCATGATCCTGTCCACCACCTCCGTGCTCGGTGGCAAGAATCCCTTCCTAGGCATCGCGTACATTGTGGTCGGCGCAATTTGCATCACCCTGGGCCTGGCCCTGCTCTTTATCCACATGCGATGCAACCGCAG caacatggaGATGATCAACGTGAACCCGCACACGCAGTACTCCTAG
- the LOC119557814 gene encoding cell cycle control protein 50A isoform X1: protein MSTQPAENEESAAAKSKRPSDSAFKQQRLPAWQPVLTARTVLPTFFVIGVLFIPIGVVLLHLSNTANELIIDYTKCRPSAGNATCAEYLEANAGGKCTCQVPFVLPTDFNGVVYMYYGLTNYYQNHRRYVKSRDDEQLLGHLSQTPSSDCDPFAYDPESRKPIAPCGAIANSLFNDTLTLMQAGTEIKLLKTGIAWPSDKRVKFRNPEGNLNVSLEDFAKPIFWQKGLAELDPENPENNGFQNEDLIVWMRTAALPSFRKLYRRLDQTNTNYANGLKAGNYTLNITYQYPVVSFDGTKRMILSTTSVLGGKNPFLGIAYIVVGAICITLGLALLFIHMRCNRSSNMEMINVNPHTQYS from the exons ATGTCCACACAGCCAGCGGAGAACGAGGAAAGTGCGGCGGCGAAGTCCAAGCGACCTTCAG ATTCGGCCTTCAAGCAGCAGCGCCTGCCCGCCTGGCAGCCCGTCCTCACCGCCCGCACCGTCCTGCCCACATTCTTCGTGATCGGGGTGCTCTTCATACCCATTGGCGTCGTCCTGCTGCACCTGAGCAACACCGCCAACGAGCTGATCATCGACTACACCAAGTGCAGGCCGTCGGCAGGGAACGCCACCTGCGCGGAGTACCTGGAGGCCAACGCGGGCGGCAAGTGCACCTGCCAGGTGCCCTTCGTCCTGCCCACGGACTTCAAT GGCGTGGTCTACATGTACTACGGCCTGACCAACTACTATCAGAACCACCGGCGCTATGTGAAGTCACGGGACGACGAGCAGCTGCTGGGTCACCTGTCGCAAACGCCCAGCTCGGACTGCGACCCCTTTGCCTACGATCCGGAGTCGAGGAAGCCCATTGCGCCCTGCGGTGCCATTGCCAATTCGCTGTTCAATG ACACGCTGACCCTGATGCAGGCGGGCACCGAGATCAAGCTGCTGAAGACGGGCATTGCCTGGCCGTCGGACAAGCGGGTGAAGTTCCGCAACCCGGAGGGCAACCTCAACGTCTCCCTCGAGGATTTTGCCAAGCCAATTTTCTGGCAAAAGGGACTGGCCGAACTGGACCCAGAGAATCCGGAGAACAACGGCTTCCAGAACGAGGATCTGATCGTGTGGATGCGCACCGCCGCTCTGCCCAGCTTCCGAAAGCTATATCGCCGTCTGGACCAGACGAACACCAACTATGCTAATGGTCTGAAGGCCGGCAATTACACGCTGAACATCACGTACC AATACCCGGTGGTCTCGTTCGACGGCACCAAGCGCATGATCCTGTCCACCACCTCCGTGCTCGGTGGCAAGAATCCCTTCCTAGGCATCGCGTACATTGTGGTCGGCGCAATTTGCATCACCCTGGGCCTGGCCCTGCTCTTTATCCACATGCGATGCAACCGCAG cagcaacatggaGATGATCAACGTGAACCCGCACACGCAGTACTCCTAG